The proteins below come from a single Malus sylvestris chromosome 3, drMalSylv7.2, whole genome shotgun sequence genomic window:
- the LOC126615647 gene encoding uncharacterized protein C26H5.04-like isoform X1, producing the protein MPTAASASASASSTSGTHSDLLTRLTSPDSDVQLKALRELKNRIIGNRTKKLSFIKLGLVPPVAAILASRAQSQSQAHRDNNLLVQSAAALGSFACGFDAGVQAVLDAGVFPNLLLLLSHPDAKIVDSGARSLRMIYQSKLAPKCDFIQEKNMEFLLSLLNSENENVTGLGTSIIIRSCETTVEQKALCHSGVVKKLISLLEGSLSQRDNSLESLATIMKNNVEAVSEFVGSENGRALSSLIELTKDRYPRTRLLASMCLIVIRNSSSCYLQDIGIKTKLVHLLLELHDDPGQVGDEAPSAFSSLISEKLDLQKLAFEANAVDKLYNHLQKSLLHPKRFEGILLALADVCSKLESCRSRFLSLQALKLVSDALTHDSFEVRTAACICLRSVSRSIKNLCAGNFMNEMIVPPLVRLLDDPSTSVQVAALGAIGNVVVDFTMRRSLFGLCGGVKQLVQLSRSMDSTVRLNAIWALRNLTFLADNACKQEIFMELTASSLASVICDPEPFVQEQALALIRNLVDGCMKSVELVFAEDGMLLDAVGKQLQNASKDEILIQGMYVLSNVASGNEFHKEAVMQQLIPQGDNGTQSFILKFLQSNENQLRTASVWAIVNLTFPSSPGAFSRLVKLHDAGIVSQVKSMVNDPCLDVKLRVKTMLGQFTTFSDCST; encoded by the exons ATGCCCACCGCAGCCTCAGCCTCCGCCTCCGCCTCTTCAACCAGTGGGACCCACTCGGACCTCCTGACCCGGCTGACGTCACCCGACTCCGACGTCCAGCTCAAGGCTCTCAGAGAGCTCAAGAACCGCATCATCGGCAACCGCACCAAGAAGCTCTCCTTCATCAAGCTCGGACTGGTCCCACCCGTCGCCGCCATCCTCGCCTCTAGAGCCCAATCCCAATCCCAGGCTCATCGCGACAACAATCTCCTTGTTCAGTCGGCCGCCGCCCTCGGAAGCTTCGCTTGCGGCTTCGATGCCGGCGTCCAAGCCGTTCTCGACGCCGGCGTGTTTCCTAACCTCTTATTGCTTCTATCGCATCCTGATGCTAAG atTGTCGATTCCGGTGCACGTTCCTTGAGGATGATTTATCAATCTAAACTGGCTCCAAAGTGTGATTTCATTCAAGAGAAAAACATGGAGTTTCTTCTTTCGTTATTGAATAGTGAGAATGAAAATGTTACTGGACTTGGTACAAGTATAATCATACGTTCTTGTGAGACTACTGTTGAACAAAAGGCACTATGTCATTCTGGGGTTGTTAAGAAGTTAATTAGCCTTCTTGAAGGTTCTCTAAGTCAGAGAGATAATAGTTTAGAGTCTCTAGCCACAATTATGAAGAACAATGTTGAAGCTGTTTCAGAGTTTGTGGGATCTGAAAATGGGAGAGCTTTGAGTTCTTTAATTGAATTAACAAAGGATAGGTATCCCCGTACCAGATTATTGGCCTCTATGTGCCTGATTGTTATAAGGAATTCCTCTTCTTGCTATTTGCAAGATATAGGCATCAAAACCAAGTTGGTGCATCTCTTACTTGAACTTCATGATGATCCTGGTCAAGTTGGAGATGAAGCTCCCTCTGCATTTTCTAGTTTAATTTCTGAAAAATTGGATCTACAGAAACTAGCATTTGAGGCAAATGCTGTTGATAAACTTTACAACCACTTGCAAAAGAGTCTGTTACATCCCAAACGCTTCGAAGGAATATTGCTGGCACTGGCTGATGTATGCTCAAAGTTGGAGAGCTGCAGGTCTAGATTCCTGTCATTGCAG GCATTGAAATTGGTATCTGATGCACTAACTCATGATAGTTTTGAAGTACGTACGGCAGCTTGCATTTGTTTAAGATCTGTCTCTCGGTCAATCAAG AATTTGTGTGCAGGTAATTTTATGAATGAAATGATTGTCCCTCCCTTGGTTCGGCTATTGGATGACCCCTCTACGTCTGTCCAG GTTGCAGCTCTTGGTGCGATTGGCAACGTAGTAGTTGATTTTACCATGCGTAGGTCATTGTTCGGACTGTGTGGAGGTGTGAAACAGCTTGTTCAGTTATCCAGATCAATGGATTCAACTGTGAGGTTAAATGCTATATGGGCTTTAAGGAACTTGACGTTCCTTGCAGACAATGCCTGTAAACAAGAGATCTTCATGGAGCTCACAGCTTCTTCATTAGCAAGTGTCATCTGTG ACCCCGAACCTTTTGTCCAAGAGCAGGCTCTTGCACTTATCCGGAATCTTGTTGATGGATGTATGAAGTCTGTTGAGCTTGTCTTTGCTGAAGATGGCATGTTATTAGATGCTGTTGGGAAGCAATTGCAGAATGCTTCAAAAGATGAAATTTTGATACAG GGAATGTATGTGCTTAGCAATGTTGCAAGTGGGAATGAATTTCACAAGGAAGCAGTTATGCAACAACTCATTCCACAAGGAGACAATGGGACACAATCTTTTATTCTCAAGTTTTTGCAGAGTAATGAGAACCAATTACGTACAGCTTCTGTCTGGGCCATTGTGAATCTTACCTTTCCATCAAGTCCTGGTGCATTTAGCCGCCTTGTGAAACTACACGATGCTGGCATAGTTTCTCAAGTAAAGAGCATGGTCAATGATCCTTGCCTAGACGTGAAG CTTCGAGTAAAAACAATGCTTGGGCAGTTTACAACCTTCAGTGATTGCTCAACATGA
- the LOC126615647 gene encoding uncharacterized protein C26H5.04-like isoform X2, translated as MPTAASASASASSTSGTHSDLLTRLTSPDSDVQLKALRELKNRIIGNRTKKLSFIKLGLVPPVAAILASRAQSQSQAHRDNNLLVQSAAALGSFACGFDAGVQAVLDAGVFPNLLLLLSHPDAKIVDSGARSLRMIYQSKLAPKCDFIQEKNMEFLLSLLNSENENVTGLGTSIIIRSCETTVEQKALCHSGVVKKLISLLEGSLSQRDNSLESLATIMKNNVEAVSEFVGSENGRALSSLIELTKDRYPRTRLLASMCLIVIRNSSSCYLQDIGIKTKLVHLLLELHDDPGQVGDEAPSAFSSLISEKLDLQKLAFEANAVDKLYNHLQKSLLHPKRFEGILLALADVCSKLESCRSRFLSLQALKLVSDALTHDSFEVRTAACICLRSVSRSIKNLCAGNFMNEMIVPPLVRLLDDPSTSVQVAALGAIGNVVVDFTMRRSLFGLCGGVKQLVQLSRSMDSTVRLNAIWALRNLTFLADNACKQEIFMELTASSLASVICDPEPFVQEQALALIRNLVDGCMKSVELVFAEDGMLLDAVGKQLQNASKDEILIQVLNFDISS; from the exons ATGCCCACCGCAGCCTCAGCCTCCGCCTCCGCCTCTTCAACCAGTGGGACCCACTCGGACCTCCTGACCCGGCTGACGTCACCCGACTCCGACGTCCAGCTCAAGGCTCTCAGAGAGCTCAAGAACCGCATCATCGGCAACCGCACCAAGAAGCTCTCCTTCATCAAGCTCGGACTGGTCCCACCCGTCGCCGCCATCCTCGCCTCTAGAGCCCAATCCCAATCCCAGGCTCATCGCGACAACAATCTCCTTGTTCAGTCGGCCGCCGCCCTCGGAAGCTTCGCTTGCGGCTTCGATGCCGGCGTCCAAGCCGTTCTCGACGCCGGCGTGTTTCCTAACCTCTTATTGCTTCTATCGCATCCTGATGCTAAG atTGTCGATTCCGGTGCACGTTCCTTGAGGATGATTTATCAATCTAAACTGGCTCCAAAGTGTGATTTCATTCAAGAGAAAAACATGGAGTTTCTTCTTTCGTTATTGAATAGTGAGAATGAAAATGTTACTGGACTTGGTACAAGTATAATCATACGTTCTTGTGAGACTACTGTTGAACAAAAGGCACTATGTCATTCTGGGGTTGTTAAGAAGTTAATTAGCCTTCTTGAAGGTTCTCTAAGTCAGAGAGATAATAGTTTAGAGTCTCTAGCCACAATTATGAAGAACAATGTTGAAGCTGTTTCAGAGTTTGTGGGATCTGAAAATGGGAGAGCTTTGAGTTCTTTAATTGAATTAACAAAGGATAGGTATCCCCGTACCAGATTATTGGCCTCTATGTGCCTGATTGTTATAAGGAATTCCTCTTCTTGCTATTTGCAAGATATAGGCATCAAAACCAAGTTGGTGCATCTCTTACTTGAACTTCATGATGATCCTGGTCAAGTTGGAGATGAAGCTCCCTCTGCATTTTCTAGTTTAATTTCTGAAAAATTGGATCTACAGAAACTAGCATTTGAGGCAAATGCTGTTGATAAACTTTACAACCACTTGCAAAAGAGTCTGTTACATCCCAAACGCTTCGAAGGAATATTGCTGGCACTGGCTGATGTATGCTCAAAGTTGGAGAGCTGCAGGTCTAGATTCCTGTCATTGCAG GCATTGAAATTGGTATCTGATGCACTAACTCATGATAGTTTTGAAGTACGTACGGCAGCTTGCATTTGTTTAAGATCTGTCTCTCGGTCAATCAAG AATTTGTGTGCAGGTAATTTTATGAATGAAATGATTGTCCCTCCCTTGGTTCGGCTATTGGATGACCCCTCTACGTCTGTCCAG GTTGCAGCTCTTGGTGCGATTGGCAACGTAGTAGTTGATTTTACCATGCGTAGGTCATTGTTCGGACTGTGTGGAGGTGTGAAACAGCTTGTTCAGTTATCCAGATCAATGGATTCAACTGTGAGGTTAAATGCTATATGGGCTTTAAGGAACTTGACGTTCCTTGCAGACAATGCCTGTAAACAAGAGATCTTCATGGAGCTCACAGCTTCTTCATTAGCAAGTGTCATCTGTG ACCCCGAACCTTTTGTCCAAGAGCAGGCTCTTGCACTTATCCGGAATCTTGTTGATGGATGTATGAAGTCTGTTGAGCTTGTCTTTGCTGAAGATGGCATGTTATTAGATGCTGTTGGGAAGCAATTGCAGAATGCTTCAAAAGATGAAATTTTGATACAG GTTCTAAATTTTGATATTTCATCTTGA